The window GGGAAATAAAGGAAAGCTGAATGGCGATAAAAATTCCAACAATTATTATGGCGATGGTGGCTCTGGCGGAGGAACCGGAGGCGGGAACGGACCGGGTAACGGTCCCGGAAATGGACCGGGAAGCGGACCAGGCTCTGGCGGCGGAAGCGGAGGCGGTTATTCGTTAGGAAACCGAAAAGCTTTGTCAAAACCAATGCCCAACAGCGATTGCAGTAATGAAACCGGGATTGTTGTTGTTGAAGTGTCTGTAGATAAAAACGGCAATACCATTAGCGCTACTGCCGGAATCAAGGGAACTACCATTACAGCCAAATGTTTAAGAGACCAGGCAAAACAAGCCGCCATGAGAACCAAATGGCAGGCAAGCAGTGATGCCCCTGACCGCCAGGTTGGTAAAATCATTTATAACTTCGGCTTAAATTAAATTACTGAAATCATCTCCTGATGACCTATACCGAAACCTTAGACTGGATGTTTAGCCAGCTGCCAATGTATCAAAAACAAGGCGCTTCGGCTTACAAAGAAGACCTGACCAATACTGTTTTATTAGCCAACCATCTTCATCATCCGGAAAAGAACATTAAAACAATTCATGTAGCCGGAACTAATGGAAAAGGCTCTACCTCTCATTTTCTGGCTTCGATTTTACAGGAAGCCGGATATAAAACCGGACTCTATACTTCTCCTCATTTAAAAGATTTCAGGGAAAGAATAAAAATTGACGGCAAAGAAATCTCAGAAGATTTTGTGATACAATTTATCGCTGCAAACAAATCTTTTTTTGAACAGAACCAGTTGAGTTTTTTTGAAATGACCGTTGGACTGGCCTTTGATTATTTCCGTCAGGAAAAGGTAGATATTGCCATTATTGAAGTGGGTATGGGCGGGCGATTGGATTCCACCAATATCATTTCTCCTTTACTTTCTGTTATTACCAATATCGGGATGGACCATGTACAGTTTTTAGGCAATACGATGGAAAAGATTGCTTTTGAAAAAGCCGGAATCATCAAACCAAAAACTCCTGTAGTTATTGGAGAATATACTACAGAAACAAGACCCGTATTTGAGAAAAGAGCAACAGAAATGCAGTCTGAAATATACTTCGCTTCCGATTTAACCAACACTACCTTCCCTTCTACCCTTACGGGAGATTATCAGGAACAAAATAAGAAAACCGTATTACAGGCCGTTCGCGCACTGCAGTCGCAGGGTAATTTTCTAATTTCAGAAGAAAATATAAAAGATGGACTCTGGAATGTCATAAAAAACACCGGATTGCAAGGACGTTGGCAGCAATTAAAAGAAGCTCCTAAGGTAATTTGCGATACAGCCCATAACAAACACGGACTGGAAATTGTTATGAAACAGGTCGCTCGTCAAAAATTTGACATTCTGCACATTGTTTTGGGTGTTGTAAACGACAAAGATTTGGATGATGTACTGCCTCTTTTTCCAAAAAATGCCAAATATTATTTTTGCAGGCCCAATATTCCCCGCGGACTAGACGCAACAGCATTACAAGAAAAAGCAGCAACTTTTGGGCTTAACGGAAAAGTATACTCCTCTGTTGCAGAAGCTTACAAAAACGCTTTAGAAAATGCTTCTGAAACGGATTTTATCTACATTGGCGGAAGCACATTTGTAGTGGCAGAAATTTTATAATTTTTACGAATATTGTTTGCAGATATAAAAAAACAGTCTATATTTGCACTCGCAAACAAGTTCACCGAACACCATTACAATAATCAAAATGATGTGAGGTAATAAGGGCGATTAGCTCAGTTGGTTCAGAGCATCTGGTTTACACCCAGAGGGTCGGGGGTTCGAATCCCTCATCGCCCACAGAAACTTAAGCCTCACCAGGAAATCCTAGTGAGGCTTTTTCTTTGGCACAACGTTTATAAATTTTGCCACAGGATGTTTGTTTTCAGCAATGGCTAAAAAAGTAAAACCTCACTAACAGCTTTCTCCCGACCTTCACAATACATCTGTCAATCCAGGCAACCTATCTTTACTTTCAAACTTGTTTACTTACTAACCGTATCATAAAAAAATCCCAAACTCTTATCAGAATTTGGGATTTAGTCATTAAGCAATTGTTTTATTTATTTTTTTATAATTTTAATAATTTTCGCGGAATCACCACTAGTTACCTTAACAAAGTAATTCCCTGACGGTAAATTCGAAAATTCCACTACTCCGTCATTCGCATTTATCGATTTGGCATATACTTCCTGGCCCAATACATTATTTACACTTATAGTATTAATTGTATGGCTATATTTAATGTACAGCACGTCCGAAGTTGGATTTGGATAAAAACTAAGCTTTGCATCATTAAAAGAATTCGTACCCAAGGCAACCGAAACCGTTACCGGATATGGAGCGCTGCTACAACCTTGACTTGTCGTATAGACTGCATAATAAGTAGCTCCGTTCACCAAAGTTGTAGTGCTGTTCAGCGGATTAGTATGTGATATTGCATCCGATTCAGAGGCATACCAGACAACAGTTGACGGACTGATAACAATATCAGAGATTGTTGCATCACCGGAAACGTCAACGGTTATTGTCTGGGACGATTCACCAACCGGAGATTCCGAATTGTTTATGGTTAAATTTAATATTGCCGTGTTGGTACATCCGGAAGCGTTGGTCGTAACATGGGTGTACGTTCCGCTCATTGTGTAAGTCGTTCCGTTTGCCGCCCACGTATAACTGTCGCAGGCCGTTTCGGTAGCGCTTGATGTCGTGCTGTTGTTGATGGTCAGGTTCAGCGTTGCGGTGTTCGTGCATCCGGAAGCGTTGGTCGTAACATGGGTGTAGGTTCCGCTCGTTGTATAAGTCGTTCCGTTTGCCGCCCAGGTATAACTGTCGCAGGCCGTTTCGGTAGCGCTTGATGTCGTGCTGTTGTTGATGGTCAGGTTCAGCGTTGCGGTGTTCGTGCATCCGGAAGCGTTGGTCGTAACATGGGTGTAGGTTCCGCTCGTTGTATAAGTCGTTCCGTTTGCCGCCCAGGTATAACTGTCGCAGGCCGTTTCGGTAGCGCTTGATGTCGTGCTGTTGTTGATGGTCAGGTTCAGCGTTGCGGTGTTCGTGCATCCGGAAGCGTTGGTCGTAACATGGGTGTAGGTTCCGCTCGTTGTATAAGTCGTTCCGTTTGCCGCCCAGGTATAACTGTCGCAAGCCGTTTCTGTAATGCTTGACGTCGTGCTGTTATTGATGGTCAGGTTCAGCGTTGCGGTGTTCGTACATCCGGAAGCGTTGGTCGTAACATGGGTGTAGGTTCCGCTCGTTGTATATGTCGTTCCGTTTACCGCCCAGGTATAACTGTCGCAGGCCGTTTCGGTAACACTCGATGTCGTACTATTGTTGATAGTCAGGTTCAGCGTTGCGGTGTTCGTGCATCCGGAAGCGTTGGTCGTAACATGGGTGTAGGTTCCGCTCGTTGTGTAAGTCGTTCCGTTTTCAGCCCAGGTATAACTGTTACAAGCCGTTTCGGTAACGCTCGATGTCGTGCTGTTATTGATGGTCAGGTTCAGCGTTGCGGTGTTTGTACATCCGGAAGCGTTGGTCGTAACATGGGTGTAGGTTCCGCTCGTTGTGTAAGTCGTTCCGTTTTCAGCCCAGGTATAACTGTTACAAGCCGTTTCGGTAACGCTCGATGTCGTGCTGTTATTGATGGTCAGGTTCAGCGTTGCGGTGTTTGTACATCCGGAAGCGTTGGTCGTAACATGGGTGTAGGTTCCGCTCGTTGTGTAAGTCGTTCCGTTTTCAGCCCAGGTATAACTGTTACAAGCCGTTTCGGTAACGCTCGATGTCGTACTGTTGTTGATGGTCAAATGCAATTCATTACTGGTAACCGAATCGATATAGATTCCGCTTGTAGTATAAGTTATTCCAGTAGCTGCCCAGGTATAGCTGTCACAGGCCGTTTCAGTTACGATCATACTTCCCGGACAGGCAATCAATGTCGGCACCTGCAGTCGCCCTGTAAGCCCGTCACCCAATTGCGAGTAATTGTTATAGCCCCAGGCCCAGAATGAACCATCATTTTTTATAGCTCCGGAAAATAATGAACTTGTACCTACTGAAATGGTACGCCAGTCATTTTCAGTACCAATTTGAGTAGGAACCAATACATCCGCAGTGCTTGCCCCTAAGCCCAACTGGTAGTATGTATTCTGTCCCCATGCCCATATCGTACCGTCAGTTTTCCTACCAATACTGAAGAAAAAACCTGCCTTAACGCTTTCCCAGTTAGTATCAGTTCCCACTTGCGTAGGTACTGAGTATCCGGAAGTAGTACCGTTACCCATTTGGCCACGTCCGCCCGTTCCCCATGCCCAAAGTGTCCCATCCGTTTTTAAAGCTAAGGCATGGCTTACACCACGGCTTACACTCTTCCAATTGGTGGCTGTTCCTAGCTGAACAGGCGAACGTTTGTCAGCAGTTGTGCCATCACCAACCTGACTGCCTTCGCCCCAACCCCAAAGTGTACCATCCGTTTTTACAGCGATTGTGACATTATTTCCTGCAGAAACACTCTTCCAACCCGTTCCGATAAGTCTGGGAGTAGTCCTGTTGGTAGTGGTACCGTCACCTAACTGGCCATGATCGTTTAGACCCCAGGCATACATGGTTCCATCATTCGTAATTGCCACTGTATGATCATATCCTGCAGCTACGCTAGACCAGACATTACTGGAGGATACCTGAGTTGGGATGGTTCTGTTAGTGGTATTACCAAGCCCTAACTGGCCGCTGGAATTAAAGCCCCATGTCCAAAGCGTCCCATCTGCTTTTATGGCTACTGTATGGAATTGCCCGCCTTCTATATTTTGCCAGTTTGAAGCAGTACCGACCTGGGTTTTTACCGGAGTATTAGTAGTATTACCGATTCCCAATTGGCCATAGTTATTTCTACCCCAGGCCCAAAGTGTTCCGTCTGATTTGATTACAAAAGTACAGGAGGATCCTGCGCCGGCCTTTTGAACACATTGCGCTGACAACTGTAGGCTTAGTGATACTAATAAAATTGTAATTATTCTTTTCATATTTGTTATTGCGGGTTAATAAATTTTCGACGGCAAACATATAAAGCATTTTGTAGGTTCCAAAGAAACTGACAGAAAATATTATATACAAGTTTACTATTTCACATTTTCATTGAACATCTTTTAAACAGCCTGCACAAAGTATTGGGTACTATCGATATGGAGCAAATTGTAAATCGAAACCATAAATTCAATGTATGTTCAAGAAAGTATTCCGGCATTTTTAATGGGTTATCACCATATTCGCCTGTACAGATTAATGATTAGATTGATTATCTTATTCTTTGAACATTGAACGATAATGACGAAATGCAAATCACGAAATCACACAAATACGTTACAATGATAGTTCAAAAGCAAGAAAAAATCCGGAACAATGAACAAGTGCTAACTATAAGCGGATTACTGTAAACCATTACAGGATATTCGTTCTTTTCAGGACGTGTTTAAAAACAAGAAAATCCAAATGTTGGGACTTCAAACGGAGTACTTTTACTGTGTTAAAATAATCAATCCAAAAGTTTTTTTTGTGTAGTATTGTAAAACGGTTATTGATGATGCGGCAAATACACTTCTACAACAGTGAAGATATATCGTGTTTGGGCATATAACTTGTTAGCACTGTATCGAACAATACCAAAACCAATGGAGTACAAAATAATAAAACCTTATAAAGATTTAAATCCTTTTATTCATTTTTACTGGGAATTAAAAGGAAACGAAGCCGAACTCCAAAGAGAACGGGTTTTCCCTGATGGCTGTGCCGGCATTCTAATAAATTTGGGAGATACTTGTTTGACGGATAACGGTTCAGTTTCTATGGAGTTTGGAAAAACCTATATAGTTGGTGCAATGAATTCTTTCAAAGATAGCTTTATTAACATTAACACTCATTTGTTAGGTGTTTGCCTGAAACCTGCAACTTTTGCTAATTTCTATAATTATGCTGACCAAAATGAGCTGACTAATGATACTGTTGAATTTGAAAAACACAACTCATTTGATATTGATAAAATAGTTGACAACCCATTCCGCTACTTTGACCATTTCTATTCTGAAAGAGTAAAAAGCCAACACATCCAATTACAACCCGTTATTAATGACATACATTTGACAAACGGGCAAATAAGTATTTCCGAACTATCAAAAAAGAACTTTACAACCGTAAGGCAGCTTGAAAGGAATTTTAAAAAATACATCGGATTAACTCCAAAAGAATATTCCAATATTATTCGATTTCAGAATGCACTGCGTGTGATTAAAAATTCCAAACAAGACCGGAGTTTATTAGATATAGCCTTTGAATGTGGTTATTATGATCATTCGCACCTTAGTAATGAAATCAGACGGAATACCGGACTTTGGCCATCACATCTGTAATTTGTCGCATTTTTACAAAGCATTATTGTTTGTCTAAAAATAAATTTGCAAAAACATTAAATGCATAATAGATGCGAAAAATATCACTTTTCATTGCAATGAGTTTAGATGGTTACATTGCAAAACCTAATGATGACCTCAGCTTTCTGAAACTCGTAGAAAAAGAGGGGGAGGATTATGGCTATTCGGAATTTGTATCAACAATTGACACAATAATTATTGGCAGAAAAACCTATGATTATGTATTAAAAGAAATCGGTCCATCCCATTACGATAACGGACAAAGAGATGTGTATGTCATTACAGGAACGGAACGTCCTCAGCTAGGCAGAACTATTTTCTATACGGGAAGCATTACCGACTTAGTTAAACAATTGAAATCCGAACAGAGAAAGAATATATATTGCGACGGTGGTGCTGAAATAATAAATGAGCTAATGAAGCATACTTTAATAGATGAATTCAAAATTTCGGTTATCCCGGTTTTATTAGGCAACGGAACGAGACTTTTCAAGGATGGAAGACCTGAACAAATACTTGAATTCGTGAAGGCAAAAACGTTTGATACAGGATTAACACAGTTGCATTACAAGAGTAAAAACAATAATGAATCCTAAAAAACCAGGCTGAACTCTTCGGTTGGGCTTTTATGTAAGCTGAACCTCTTAAAACATCCACACCTTAAAAACCTACCCCTTTTTTTATTTTTTCACAATGTTCTGTTACATTTCAAAAGGAGTCTCGTCTTAATGCAAAAGAGTTTTAAAAAATCATATTTTTAAAATCAATCATCAAAAAATAGAACGACCTATGAAACTTTTGACTACCTTATTTTTGGCAGCATTTTTTGCATTCAGCTCATTTGCACAATCCAGCTCACCAACATGGAACAAATTTCTTTCGGACTTGCAAAAAGCACAAGTCGAGTATAACAAACATTATCCCGCAAAGGAATACCAACAGGCCGCTACAGTTTTAAACACAGTTGCTACTTCATTAGATAATTTAAAATTAACTGAAAAAGAAAAGCAGGAATTCCAACCTACCATTAAAGATGTATATGCCAATGTTTACTATAATTTGGCTTGTTTACAATCATTATTAAATGAAAAAAAACAAGCAATTGCCAGCTTTGAAAAAGCAATAGACTGGGGTTATAAAGATTATCAGAATGCGCTAAATGATGCCGATTTAACAAACATTCGCAAGGAGAAAAAGTTTATAAAGGCATTTAGTCAATTAAAACAATACGACAAGTTATTCCTGCTACAGCAATCCGGGAATTACATATCAGAAAATAAAAGTTCTTTACCCGCCTTTAATTATCAGGCAGCAAATGACCGCAATCTAACAGAAGTGAAACGATATTTCAAGTTGGATTCTATAGCCGGAACAGGTGATGAAGTTTCAAAAATAATCAATATCATGTTGTTTGTTACCAACAGTATCAAATATGACGGTACCAATTGGGCACTATGTGAATTTGATGCCATTGATTTTTATAACTACCATAAGGCAACAGGCAAAGGAATCAATTGCAGACACAAGGCTATGACATTAAATGAAATGTATCTCGCAATGGGTTTTAAATCACGCTACGTAACCTGTATGCCAAAAGACGACACGGATACCGACTGCCATGTCATTAATAGTGTATATTCAGAAACGCTAAAAAAATGGCTTTGGATGGATGCTTCTCACGGGGCTTATGTCATGGACGAAAACAATAACCTGCTGAGTATTGAAGAAGTTAGGGAACGATTAAGAAACAATCAGTCCATGAAGTTAAATTCAGAAACGAAAGTAACCAAAATCTGGTATCTTGATAATTATATGGCCAAAAACCTATATTGGATTCAGTGCACTAACAAAAGCCAGTTCAATACAGAAAGCAGATACAGACAAGCCGATGCCGATTTACAATATATTTCGCTCATCCCAACTGGTTTTGACAAAGACAGTAATAAGTATCTAAAAAATAATGTTATCACTCATGACCCTGCTTATTTTTGGAAATCGCCTGAAATAAAAACCCAGCAGTAAAAAATTTGTGAGAAGAATCAGGTTTTGAAAACTGATTACTACAAAAGGATAGTAACAAAACTACATTAGTTATTTTACTTAAATAAAAAAACCGCAGTTAATAACTGCGGTTTTAAACAACCTTATACTATTTATTATTTTTTGATGCTATTGATAAAAGTCTGGAGAAGCGCATCAGTTTCTTCCAGAGTATTTCCGTTATTTTTTACAGAGCTTGAAATGATAAGGGTCAGTTTTGGATTCGTTGGATGTTCCAGGATGTAAATAACAAAGTTCCCTTTTGGAGTCCATTTGGTCGCATTAATATGCTCACGTTCATCCGTACTGCTTTTAAATGCATAGCCTTTCATGCCATTGATAGTAACTGTTTCAAACAAATTCATCAGGTTACTATTCTTGGCTTCTTTGTTGACACGGTAGGAAAGTTTAGACAGCCTGTTTTTCGAATCCAGCAAATCGTTGATATGGTCCCAAGGCAATGTATATTTCTGAATATCATAATCCTTAAATGGTTTTTTATCATTCATCTGGTTATAATTCGCATAGAACGTTCCTGCATGAATAAAATCGTCTGCTACTTCTTTGGCGTTCAGCCCCGGATATTTATCACTATCAAGAGCAAAAGCAGTATACCATATTTTGTCTTTTTCAATGAGCCTATATCCAATCTCAGTCTCTTTTCTGCCTAACATCCCGTTTTGCTTGGTGTCCATATCCCCCGCTATATTGGTCTTATCGATAGTAAGGTCGAGGAATGGCATAGTCACATTTTTTGCGTCCCAAATCGGCACGTTGAATGTCATAGGCTCTAACAATCTTACACTTTGCCCGTACTGTCTGTAACCTGTTTCTTCAGCAACGTACAACCCGATTTTTACCTGTATGGTTTTCTGAGCTTCTTGCCCAACGGCTGCTGACAATATCCAATCAAGCGTATTGCCATTGCTAAGAAAACCTCCTTCACCAAATACTTTATACTTTGTTGTTGGGGTGTTACTTTTAAAAAAATCTTCGATGGCAACATAGCCGTCTTTTTGAAGGAAAAAAGACTGGATATCTTTTTTATTTGCGTCAAGAAGCTGAACATAGAGTGCGCTTATTCCGGAAATAATGGTGACTTTTTTCTGATTCTTAAAACCAACCTGCAGCGATGCAAGATCTTTTTTGGAGACGCTTGCTCCTTCTTTGATTGCCTTCCCGTTGATATAGGCAGAAAGTTGCGCATAACTGGTAGCGCTCATCGCCAAAAACAGAACAAATAGAATTTTTTTCATTTTCAGATGTTTTATATTAAGCTTAAATAATCTCAAAAAAACCACAACCTTTCGGCTGTGGTTCAC is drawn from Flavobacterium lindanitolerans and contains these coding sequences:
- a CDS encoding bifunctional folylpolyglutamate synthase/dihydrofolate synthase yields the protein MTYTETLDWMFSQLPMYQKQGASAYKEDLTNTVLLANHLHHPEKNIKTIHVAGTNGKGSTSHFLASILQEAGYKTGLYTSPHLKDFRERIKIDGKEISEDFVIQFIAANKSFFEQNQLSFFEMTVGLAFDYFRQEKVDIAIIEVGMGGRLDSTNIISPLLSVITNIGMDHVQFLGNTMEKIAFEKAGIIKPKTPVVIGEYTTETRPVFEKRATEMQSEIYFASDLTNTTFPSTLTGDYQEQNKKTVLQAVRALQSQGNFLISEENIKDGLWNVIKNTGLQGRWQQLKEAPKVICDTAHNKHGLEIVMKQVARQKFDILHIVLGVVNDKDLDDVLPLFPKNAKYYFCRPNIPRGLDATALQEKAATFGLNGKVYSSVAEAYKNALENASETDFIYIGGSTFVVAEIL
- a CDS encoding transglutaminase-like domain-containing protein: MKLLTTLFLAAFFAFSSFAQSSSPTWNKFLSDLQKAQVEYNKHYPAKEYQQAATVLNTVATSLDNLKLTEKEKQEFQPTIKDVYANVYYNLACLQSLLNEKKQAIASFEKAIDWGYKDYQNALNDADLTNIRKEKKFIKAFSQLKQYDKLFLLQQSGNYISENKSSLPAFNYQAANDRNLTEVKRYFKLDSIAGTGDEVSKIINIMLFVTNSIKYDGTNWALCEFDAIDFYNYHKATGKGINCRHKAMTLNEMYLAMGFKSRYVTCMPKDDTDTDCHVINSVYSETLKKWLWMDASHGAYVMDENNNLLSIEEVRERLRNNQSMKLNSETKVTKIWYLDNYMAKNLYWIQCTNKSQFNTESRYRQADADLQYISLIPTGFDKDSNKYLKNNVITHDPAYFWKSPEIKTQQ
- a CDS encoding dihydrofolate reductase family protein, with amino-acid sequence MRKISLFIAMSLDGYIAKPNDDLSFLKLVEKEGEDYGYSEFVSTIDTIIIGRKTYDYVLKEIGPSHYDNGQRDVYVITGTERPQLGRTIFYTGSITDLVKQLKSEQRKNIYCDGGAEIINELMKHTLIDEFKISVIPVLLGNGTRLFKDGRPEQILEFVKAKTFDTGLTQLHYKSKNNNES
- a CDS encoding T9SS type A sorting domain-containing protein; the encoded protein is MKRIITILLVSLSLQLSAQCVQKAGAGSSCTFVIKSDGTLWAWGRNNYGQLGIGNTTNTPVKTQVGTASNWQNIEGGQFHTVAIKADGTLWTWGFNSSGQLGLGNTTNRTIPTQVSSSNVWSSVAAGYDHTVAITNDGTMYAWGLNDHGQLGDGTTTNRTTPRLIGTGWKSVSAGNNVTIAVKTDGTLWGWGEGSQVGDGTTADKRSPVQLGTATNWKSVSRGVSHALALKTDGTLWAWGTGGRGQMGNGTTSGYSVPTQVGTDTNWESVKAGFFFSIGRKTDGTIWAWGQNTYYQLGLGASTADVLVPTQIGTENDWRTISVGTSSLFSGAIKNDGSFWAWGYNNYSQLGDGLTGRLQVPTLIACPGSMIVTETACDSYTWAATGITYTTSGIYIDSVTSNELHLTINNSTTSSVTETACNSYTWAENGTTYTTSGTYTHVTTNASGCTNTATLNLTINNSTTSSVTETACNSYTWAENGTTYTTSGTYTHVTTNASGCTNTATLNLTINNSTTSSVTETACNSYTWAENGTTYTTSGTYTHVTTNASGCTNTATLNLTINNSTTSSVTETACDSYTWAVNGTTYTTSGTYTHVTTNASGCTNTATLNLTINNSTTSSITETACDSYTWAANGTTYTTSGTYTHVTTNASGCTNTATLNLTINNSTTSSATETACDSYTWAANGTTYTTSGTYTHVTTNASGCTNTATLNLTINNSTTSSATETACDSYTWAANGTTYTTSGTYTHVTTNASGCTNTATLNLTINNSTTSSATETACDSYTWAANGTTYTMSGTYTHVTTNASGCTNTAILNLTINNSESPVGESSQTITVDVSGDATISDIVISPSTVVWYASESDAISHTNPLNSTTTLVNGATYYAVYTTSQGCSSAPYPVTVSVALGTNSFNDAKLSFYPNPTSDVLYIKYSHTINTISVNNVLGQEVYAKSINANDGVVEFSNLPSGNYFVKVTSGDSAKIIKIIKK
- a CDS encoding helix-turn-helix transcriptional regulator, which encodes MEYKIIKPYKDLNPFIHFYWELKGNEAELQRERVFPDGCAGILINLGDTCLTDNGSVSMEFGKTYIVGAMNSFKDSFININTHLLGVCLKPATFANFYNYADQNELTNDTVEFEKHNSFDIDKIVDNPFRYFDHFYSERVKSQHIQLQPVINDIHLTNGQISISELSKKNFTTVRQLERNFKKYIGLTPKEYSNIIRFQNALRVIKNSKQDRSLLDIAFECGYYDHSHLSNEIRRNTGLWPSHL